From Panicum hallii strain FIL2 chromosome 2, PHallii_v3.1, whole genome shotgun sequence, a single genomic window includes:
- the LOC112881259 gene encoding uncharacterized protein LOC112881259 translates to MAPSLKIASLVAAVLLLATAQARGWAPEEDDLVPVRTPAEQVVVALPGSAGTMAGSSLCLQCRCCSKSSPGNCQTTTCSSGFQCDPAGKCHLMQDKCGCN, encoded by the exons ATGGCGCCTAGCCTCAAGATCGCCtccctcgtcgccgccgtcctcctcctgGCAACCGCGCAAGCCCGAG GCTGGGCACCGGAGGAGGACGACCTGGTGCCGGTGCGGACGCCGGCGGAGCAGGTGGTGGTGGCGCTCCCCGGCAGCGCGGGGACGATGGCGGGGTCGTCCCTGTGCCTGCAGTGCCGGTGCTGCTCCAAGTCGAGCCCGGGCAACTGCCAGACAACcacctgctcctccggcttccAGTGCGACCCCGCCGGCAAGTGCCACCTCATGCAGGACAAGTGCGGCTGCAACTAG